The proteins below are encoded in one region of Myxocyprinus asiaticus isolate MX2 ecotype Aquarium Trade chromosome 13, UBuf_Myxa_2, whole genome shotgun sequence:
- the LOC127450364 gene encoding zinc finger protein OZF-like isoform X2 produces MFIKEESEDMAYPEACRIKTEHTDEQTEENQEPIEVKEESQELIELKEEHQYQNPHHFITGETSVSSSHTEKNSPQNKTQAKNSFPCPHCGNSFKQKQNLNKHMRIHTGEKPFMCHHCGKSFTRKGSLTQHTKIHTGEKPFTCLQCGNKFTRKENHNKHMKIHTAEKPFTCRQCGKSFSRKDGLNMHIKVHTGEKPFTCHQCGNSFRSKAYLKVHMRTHTGEKPFTCRQCGKSFSRKEGLNLHIKVHTGEKPFTCHQCGNSFTSKAYLKVHMRTHTGEKPFTCRQCGKSFTTGGNFNVHMKIHTGEKPFTCLQCGKSFINRGNFHAHMRNHTGEKPYICLQCGKSFSRKEGLDMHMRIHTGEKPYKCHKCGKSFSWSSALKHHERLPHFMPGVKGVVFV; encoded by the coding sequence AGGAAAATCAAGAGCCAATTGAAGTGAAAgaagaaagtcaagaactgattGAATTGAAGGaggaacatcagtatcagaatccTCATCATTTCATAACTGGAGAAACATCTGTGAGTTCCTCACATACTGAGAAGAATTCCCCACAAAACAAAACTCAAGCCAAAAATTCCTTCCCATGCCCGCACTGTGGAAAcagttttaaacaaaaacaaaatcttaacaagcacatgagaattcacactggagagaagcctttcatgtgccatcactgtggaaagagtttcacacggaAAGGAAGTCTTACCCAGCACAcgaaaattcacactggagagaaacctttcacgtGTCTTCAGTGTGGTAATAAATTCACACGGAAGGAAAATCATAACAAgcacatgaaaattcacactgcagagaagcctttcacttgccgtcagtgtggaaagagttttagtCGGAAAGATGGTCTTAACATGCACATTaaagttcacactggagagaagcctttcacatgccatcagtgtggtaATAGTTTCAGGTCTAAAGCATACCTTAAAGTGCACATGAgaactcacactggagagaagccattcaCTTGccgtcagtgtggaaagagttttagtCGGAAAGAGGGTCTTAACCTGCACATTaaagttcacactggagagaaaccttttacatgccatcagtgtggtaATAGTTTCACATCTAAAGCATACCTTAAAGTGCACATGAgaactcacactggagagaagccattcaCTTGCcgtcagtgtggaaaaagtttcacgaCTGGAGGAAACTTTAATGTgcacatgaaaattcacactggagagaagcctttcacatgccttcagtgtggaaagagtttcattaaTAGAGGAAACTTTCATGCACACATGAGaaatcacactggagagaaaccttacataTGCTtgcagtgtggaaaaagtttttcACGTAAAGAAGGCCTTGAcatgcacatgagaattcacactggagagaaaccttataAATGCCataaatgtggaaagagtttcagttgGTCAAGCGCCCTAAAACACCATGAGAGATTGCCTCATTTTATGCCTGGAGTCAAGGGCGtagtttttgtttga